From Thalassotalea euphylliae, the proteins below share one genomic window:
- a CDS encoding FAD:protein FMN transferase: protein MTVPCQLTLVGKCQQQLERVAKLVEANTQRLAKKYNFYQADSWLNQTINQRKMSSVNLDKETAQVLSQVHQLSQATNSLFDITVGTVKALAQQAPELSYQALFSRCQPAMGIEVWSLDGPLLTFCCADTQLDLGGVIKEYAVDQAALICRQQGVEGGLINFGGDIISWGLKSDGNQFRIALANPVEQGQIVCTLPLYNQAFTTSGHSERAFFCGQQSRSHILARDGVSRQVLSASVLSHSVLLSGIYSTALAIEPMLVIPRTIASLFVDQELQVRQGADFIC from the coding sequence ATGACTGTGCCTTGCCAACTCACCTTAGTTGGCAAGTGTCAACAGCAACTTGAACGTGTTGCGAAGTTGGTAGAGGCTAACACCCAACGTTTGGCGAAAAAGTATAACTTTTATCAAGCAGACTCTTGGCTCAATCAAACGATTAATCAGCGCAAAATGTCGAGTGTGAATCTTGATAAAGAAACGGCGCAGGTATTGTCACAAGTTCACCAACTGTCACAAGCGACGAATAGTTTGTTCGATATTACCGTTGGCACAGTTAAGGCTTTAGCGCAACAAGCGCCTGAACTGTCTTATCAAGCTTTATTTAGCCGTTGCCAGCCAGCGATGGGCATTGAGGTTTGGTCACTCGATGGGCCTTTATTAACCTTTTGCTGTGCAGATACCCAGCTTGATTTAGGTGGTGTGATTAAAGAATATGCCGTCGATCAAGCCGCTTTGATTTGCCGTCAACAAGGTGTTGAGGGCGGGTTGATCAACTTTGGCGGGGATATTATTAGTTGGGGGCTAAAAAGTGATGGTAATCAATTTCGCATCGCCCTAGCTAACCCTGTTGAGCAAGGGCAAATTGTTTGTACACTGCCTTTGTATAATCAGGCGTTTACCACCTCAGGCCATAGTGAACGGGCGTTTTTCTGTGGCCAACAAAGCCGCTCGCATATCTTGGCTAGAGACGGCGTCAGTCGCCAAGTGTTAAGTGCCTCTGTATTGAGCCATAGTGTCTTGTTAAGTGGCATTTATAGTACCGCTTTAGCGATTGAGCCAATGCTAGTAATACCTAGAACCATTGCCAGTTTGTTTGTTGATCAAGAACTACAAGTGCGCCAGGGGGCTGACTTTATTTGTTGA
- a CDS encoding thioredoxin family protein codes for MLPIQYDNNLLSKKFTKPTKLSKSTKPNKSVNPIWSTLAVALTATLTLGVLGGCNSTNTESSNIQVGSGHGSESSGNPSPYAVGDLTQSELFDKHPYFAKGYDAFQLSQAQVAQVKSLSSDISLDVYFGAWCHDSQREVPRLLKAMSANANVAVALIALDIRKQEPQGRAASHGVKYTPTIIVKRNGKELGRIIERPKADLISDIVALVK; via the coding sequence ATGCTGCCGATTCAATATGATAACAATCTACTTTCCAAAAAATTTACCAAACCTACAAAACTGAGTAAATCCACAAAACCCAATAAATCCGTTAACCCCATTTGGTCGACATTAGCTGTAGCATTGACGGCGACATTAACGCTTGGTGTGCTGGGCGGGTGTAATAGCACAAATACCGAGTCATCTAATATTCAAGTAGGCTCTGGGCACGGCAGCGAATCTTCGGGTAACCCAAGCCCATATGCCGTTGGGGATTTAACCCAAAGTGAGTTATTCGACAAACACCCATATTTTGCCAAGGGCTATGACGCCTTCCAGCTAAGCCAAGCGCAAGTAGCGCAAGTTAAAAGTTTGTCGAGCGATATTAGCCTTGATGTCTATTTTGGCGCTTGGTGCCACGACAGCCAGCGAGAAGTCCCTCGGCTACTGAAAGCAATGAGCGCTAATGCAAATGTCGCTGTTGCTTTGATTGCTCTTGATATTCGAAAGCAAGAGCCGCAGGGCAGAGCTGCGAGCCATGGCGTAAAATACACACCAACCATTATTGTTAAGCGCAACGGCAAAGAGCTAGGTCGCATAATTGAGCGACCCAAAGCAGACCTTATCTCTGATATCGTGGCTTTAGTGAAATAG
- a CDS encoding efflux RND transporter periplasmic adaptor subunit: MSSSIKSRLPFIFILGLLVALIVYINWPQEQGQQKPRQRVVPVKTAVAQTAEFKDVIEALGNARANEQVLITSNYSDLVDEVSFQDGAIVRKGDILVRLNNQEEAAKVRELEANLAESVAQLNRFQDLLTKRATSKSQVDQQEAQTKAIAAQLLSARTKLNELTITAPFDGVLGFREISVGAYVQSGDVITSLDDLSTVKVDFSVPERFYTTIATGQMIEATNTAYDDKVFAGKIISVDPRIDNATRMVKVRAEIPNADYALRAGMLLTINVERSVEQVLQVPESAIIPIEDDHFVFVIADGKAVRKQVGVGRRKPGLVEITRGLNENESVVVEGALKLRDGTNVKVIEPKTQEPS; the protein is encoded by the coding sequence ATGTCTAGCTCTATAAAAAGTCGTTTACCTTTTATTTTTATCCTTGGCTTGCTTGTTGCGCTCATTGTTTACATTAATTGGCCACAAGAGCAAGGTCAGCAAAAGCCTCGTCAGCGTGTGGTGCCTGTTAAAACCGCAGTTGCTCAAACGGCTGAGTTTAAAGATGTCATTGAAGCCCTAGGCAATGCTCGTGCAAACGAGCAAGTGCTGATCACTTCAAATTATTCTGATTTGGTGGACGAGGTTTCATTTCAAGACGGCGCGATTGTGCGCAAAGGTGATATTTTGGTGCGCTTAAACAATCAAGAGGAAGCGGCCAAAGTGCGCGAGCTAGAAGCGAACCTTGCAGAGTCTGTTGCTCAGCTTAATCGCTTTCAAGACTTGTTAACAAAACGCGCGACCTCTAAATCGCAAGTTGACCAGCAAGAAGCGCAAACCAAAGCGATTGCGGCACAACTGTTAAGTGCGCGCACCAAGCTCAACGAGTTAACCATTACCGCGCCATTTGATGGGGTACTTGGTTTTCGCGAAATTAGTGTAGGCGCTTATGTGCAGTCAGGCGATGTCATCACCTCTTTAGATGATCTGAGTACTGTGAAAGTTGATTTTTCGGTACCAGAGCGTTTCTACACCACGATCGCCACAGGGCAGATGATTGAAGCAACCAATACTGCTTATGATGATAAGGTCTTTGCTGGTAAGATTATCTCGGTTGACCCACGTATTGACAATGCCACGCGCATGGTGAAAGTACGTGCTGAAATTCCAAATGCCGACTACGCCCTGCGTGCGGGGATGTTACTGACGATTAATGTTGAGCGCAGTGTCGAGCAAGTGCTGCAAGTGCCAGAAAGTGCCATTATTCCGATTGAGGACGATCATTTTGTCTTTGTCATTGCTGATGGCAAAGCGGTGCGCAAACAAGTTGGCGTCGGCCGCCGCAAACCTGGCCTAGTCGAGATCACCCGTGGCTTAAACGAAAATGAATCAGTTGTTGTCGAGGGTGCGCTAAAACTGAGAGATGGCACTAATGTGAAGGTGATTGAGCCGAAAACACAGGAGCCATCGTAG
- a CDS encoding efflux RND transporter permease subunit — MILSDLSVKRPVFATVVNLLIVTFGVVAFFLLPLREYPDIDPPVVSINTSYPGASAAIIETKITQLLEDRISGVEGVKNITSTSRVGRSSISIEFELDRDIDAATNDVRDRISRALRQLPEQADPPEVFKSDSDANVIVWFVMQSDTMSTLQLTDYAERYIVDRFAVVDGVAQVRVGGGRTYAMKVFLDRVAMAARGVTVDDIETTLRAQNVELPAGEIESVDRDFSIRVERSYRSENDFARMVVAKGSDGELVRLADVARVEVAAEDDENMFRGNGKNMVGLGIIKQSKANTLDVVNAARAEMAKIRESLPIGTTIRNSYDSSVFIQGSIDEVYNTLFIAMLMVILVIFLFLGNIRATIIPALTVPVALIGSMMALSALGFSINLLTLLALVLAIGLVVDDAIVVLENIYRRIEQGQTPLMAAYEGGREVAFAVVATTLVLVAVFVPLIFISGNMGRLFTEFALAIAAAVVFSSITALSLTPMLCSKMLKHRQRSSSFGQLLDKGFGKLEASYANALKSSIKQPLLLIAIVAASLYAVYSLFLQLPNEYTPKEDRGDLFIIMNSAEGASYESNVKNMQQIESKLLAYKERGELDRVLVRVPGFGGSSGIAIVGLPKWDERAFSTVEFAGRMNGELSDVTDVRAFAIMRQGLRGSGNSQPVEFVIQGNTYEELAKWRDIVVARAQENPNLQSVQSDYKETFPQLLVEIDHNRAYDLGVPIGDIGKTLETMLGQRRVTTFVDRGEEYDVILEGDEADFASPTDINNVYVRSRETNELIPLSNLITIKENATSSRLNRYNRLRSVTITANLADGYLLGDALDFLNQVVRDELPDEAQVDYKGQSLLLKESGTSILFIFALALLITYFVLSAQFESFVHPFVILLTVPLALVGALAGLEYMGMSLNIYSQIGIVMLIGLAAKNGILIVEFANQLRDKGEAFEQALIHASQQRLRPIVMTTFTTVTSAIPLVLAEGPGHESRMVIGVVIFAGVSLASLFTLFVVPSAYYWLCRNTGSPEAIAQELDQLKQQEQS; from the coding sequence ATGATTTTATCTGATTTATCGGTTAAGCGTCCGGTCTTTGCAACTGTTGTCAATTTACTGATTGTTACCTTCGGTGTTGTTGCGTTTTTCTTATTGCCGCTGCGTGAATACCCAGATATTGACCCGCCCGTAGTCAGTATCAATACCTCTTATCCCGGCGCTTCTGCGGCCATTATTGAAACGAAAATAACCCAGCTACTCGAAGATCGTATCAGTGGTGTTGAAGGGGTGAAAAATATCACTTCAACCAGTCGGGTAGGGCGCTCTAGCATTAGCATTGAGTTTGAACTTGATCGCGATATTGATGCCGCGACCAATGATGTGCGCGACCGTATTTCTCGCGCCCTAAGGCAACTGCCAGAGCAAGCTGATCCGCCAGAAGTGTTTAAATCAGACAGCGATGCGAACGTCATTGTTTGGTTTGTCATGCAAAGTGACACTATGAGTACCTTGCAGCTTACTGACTATGCAGAGCGTTATATTGTTGACCGTTTTGCCGTTGTTGATGGGGTTGCCCAAGTACGCGTTGGCGGTGGCCGCACATATGCAATGAAAGTTTTTCTCGACCGCGTGGCGATGGCGGCACGGGGCGTTACCGTTGACGATATTGAAACCACCTTGCGCGCGCAAAACGTAGAGCTACCAGCGGGCGAAATTGAGTCGGTTGACCGTGATTTTTCTATTCGGGTCGAGCGCAGCTATCGTTCAGAAAATGATTTTGCGCGTATGGTCGTTGCCAAAGGTAGCGATGGCGAATTAGTGCGATTAGCTGACGTGGCTCGTGTTGAAGTTGCAGCGGAAGACGATGAAAACATGTTCCGCGGCAATGGTAAGAACATGGTCGGCTTAGGGATTATTAAACAGTCGAAAGCCAACACGCTTGATGTGGTCAACGCTGCACGTGCAGAGATGGCGAAAATTCGCGAGTCTTTGCCTATTGGCACCACCATTAGAAACAGTTACGACTCGTCGGTTTTCATTCAAGGCTCGATTGACGAAGTCTACAACACCTTGTTTATCGCTATGCTCATGGTGATTTTGGTGATCTTCTTATTCCTCGGTAATATTCGTGCCACGATTATTCCAGCGCTGACTGTACCAGTTGCCTTAATTGGCTCGATGATGGCACTTTCGGCTTTGGGTTTCTCAATCAACTTGCTCACCCTACTTGCCTTAGTGTTGGCCATTGGCTTAGTGGTCGATGACGCAATTGTTGTTTTAGAGAATATTTATCGCCGTATTGAACAAGGGCAAACGCCACTAATGGCAGCCTATGAAGGTGGCCGTGAAGTTGCGTTTGCGGTGGTGGCAACCACGCTCGTATTGGTTGCGGTATTTGTTCCTTTGATATTTATTTCCGGCAATATGGGACGCTTATTTACGGAGTTCGCGTTAGCCATTGCTGCTGCGGTTGTCTTCTCTAGTATCACCGCCTTATCGCTAACCCCTATGCTGTGTTCAAAAATGCTAAAACACCGCCAGCGCAGTTCCTCGTTTGGTCAGCTATTAGATAAGGGATTTGGCAAGCTAGAAGCAAGTTATGCCAATGCGCTTAAAAGCTCTATTAAACAGCCTTTGCTACTTATCGCGATTGTCGCTGCTTCGCTCTACGCTGTATATAGCCTGTTTTTACAGCTACCCAATGAGTATACGCCGAAAGAAGATCGCGGTGATTTATTCATTATTATGAATAGCGCTGAAGGCGCTAGCTACGAAAGCAATGTCAAGAATATGCAGCAAATCGAAAGCAAGTTGCTGGCATATAAAGAACGCGGCGAGCTTGATCGCGTGTTAGTACGTGTTCCTGGCTTTGGCGGCTCTAGCGGGATTGCGATTGTTGGTTTGCCTAAGTGGGATGAGCGAGCGTTTTCGACAGTAGAGTTTGCTGGCCGCATGAACGGTGAATTGTCAGATGTAACCGATGTACGTGCCTTTGCCATTATGCGACAAGGCTTACGTGGCTCGGGCAATAGCCAGCCAGTGGAATTTGTGATCCAGGGCAATACCTATGAAGAGCTGGCAAAGTGGCGTGATATTGTGGTCGCTCGTGCGCAAGAAAACCCGAATCTGCAAAGTGTGCAAAGTGATTATAAAGAAACCTTCCCTCAGTTATTGGTTGAAATAGATCACAATCGTGCCTACGACTTAGGCGTACCTATTGGTGATATTGGAAAAACCTTGGAAACCATGCTGGGCCAGCGCCGAGTCACGACCTTTGTTGATCGTGGTGAAGAGTATGATGTTATTTTGGAAGGGGACGAAGCTGATTTTGCTAGCCCAACAGACATCAATAATGTCTATGTGCGCTCGCGCGAAACCAACGAGCTTATTCCATTGTCTAATTTAATTACCATCAAAGAAAATGCCACTTCGTCACGCTTGAATCGCTATAACCGATTGCGCAGTGTGACGATTACGGCAAACTTGGCTGATGGCTACTTATTAGGTGATGCGCTGGACTTTTTAAATCAAGTGGTGCGCGACGAATTGCCTGATGAAGCCCAAGTAGACTACAAAGGGCAGTCGCTACTGTTAAAAGAGTCTGGCACGTCAATTTTGTTTATTTTCGCATTGGCATTGTTGATCACTTACTTTGTCTTATCAGCCCAGTTTGAAAGCTTCGTACACCCATTTGTGATCCTGTTAACTGTGCCACTTGCGCTGGTTGGTGCCTTAGCTGGTTTGGAATATATGGGGATGAGCCTGAATATTTACAGCCAAATTGGGATTGTGATGTTAATTGGTTTGGCCGCGAAAAACGGCATTTTGATTGTTGAGTTTGCCAACCAGTTACGCGACAAGGGGGAGGCATTTGAGCAAGCGCTTATTCATGCCTCACAGCAACGGTTACGTCCTATTGTGATGACCACATTTACCACAGTGACAAGTGCAATTCCGCTCGTACTGGCGGAAGGCCCAGGCCATGAAAGTCGCATGGTTATTGGCGTGGTGATCTTTGCTGGGGTATCGCTGGCGAGTTTATTTACCTTATTCGTTGTGCCAAGTGCTTATTATTGGTTGTGCCGTAACACAGGCTCGCCAGAGGCTATTGCACAAGAGCTAGATCAGTTAAAACAGCAAGAGCAAAGTTAA
- the pheA gene encoding prephenate dehydratase, producing the protein MAQSLDLNEIRAQITETDQQLLELFAKRRALTLNVAKSKAHQVRPVRDQQREQELLIRLIKQGKALGLDAHYVTSVFQTIIEDSVLNQQAYLQTLTNPNLQVPMVSVAFLGNKGSYSYLASHRYFSRRAEKIIESGCQSFADIMQQVEAGHVDYGMLPIENTSSGSINEVYDLLQHTNLAVVGEITQPIEHCLLTAVNTRLENIKTIYAHGQPFTQCSNFLDKQHEMRIEYCDSTADAMAKVYELQDETVAVIGSEEGGHLYQLHALEKSIANQKENHSRFILVARKPVDVAEQIPAKTTFILATGQKPGALVECLLVLKEKGINMCKLESRPIQGRPWEEMFYIDVEANLKSAAMQEAITELNELTKFIKVLGCYPIEHISPTSVPAAAI; encoded by the coding sequence GTGGCGCAATCATTAGACCTAAACGAAATTAGAGCACAAATCACAGAAACCGATCAGCAGCTGCTCGAGCTCTTTGCCAAACGTCGTGCCCTGACCCTCAATGTAGCCAAAAGCAAAGCTCACCAAGTGCGCCCAGTACGAGATCAACAGCGCGAGCAAGAATTACTTATCCGTTTGATCAAGCAAGGTAAAGCACTAGGCTTAGATGCCCACTACGTCACCAGTGTCTTTCAAACCATTATTGAAGACTCGGTACTCAATCAACAAGCATACCTACAAACGCTGACGAACCCGAACTTACAAGTGCCTATGGTCAGTGTTGCGTTCTTAGGTAACAAAGGCTCTTACAGTTATTTAGCCAGCCACCGTTACTTTTCGCGTCGAGCGGAAAAAATTATCGAATCGGGTTGTCAAAGCTTTGCCGATATTATGCAGCAAGTCGAAGCAGGACATGTTGATTACGGCATGCTGCCGATTGAAAACACGAGCTCAGGCAGTATCAATGAAGTGTATGACCTGCTGCAACACACGAATTTAGCCGTTGTGGGTGAAATCACTCAGCCAATCGAGCATTGTCTGCTTACTGCGGTTAACACCCGACTTGAAAATATTAAAACCATCTACGCTCATGGTCAGCCGTTTACGCAATGCAGTAACTTCCTTGATAAACAGCACGAAATGCGTATTGAATATTGTGATAGCACCGCCGATGCCATGGCAAAGGTTTACGAACTACAAGATGAAACAGTGGCGGTCATTGGCAGTGAGGAAGGTGGTCATTTGTACCAGTTACACGCGCTGGAAAAATCGATCGCCAATCAAAAAGAAAATCACAGTCGCTTTATTCTAGTTGCGCGTAAACCTGTGGACGTCGCCGAGCAGATTCCAGCAAAAACAACCTTTATTCTTGCCACAGGTCAAAAGCCCGGTGCACTGGTAGAGTGTTTATTAGTGCTTAAAGAAAAAGGCATTAACATGTGTAAACTGGAATCTCGCCCAATTCAAGGGCGTCCATGGGAAGAAATGTTCTATATCGATGTTGAAGCCAACTTAAAGTCTGCGGCAATGCAAGAAGCCATCACAGAGTTAAACGAGCTCACTAAATTTATTAAAGTACTGGGCTGTTATCCAATTGAGCATATTTCGCCCACCAGTGTTCCAGCCGCTGCTATTTAA
- a CDS encoding penicillin acylase family protein has product MNKLKPYLLGTAILLVFILATASAWIYSKIYNALPQLEGKTALYGLTNKVEVERDDYGIATIKAKSRIDAAMALGFVHAQERFFQMDLLRRNSAGELSSLFGEIALDYDKKIRVHRFRERARTIINTLPKTEFELIKAYTRGVNQGLERLGASPFEYLLLRQSPVLWQEEDTVLSVFSMYLDLQYPDGARELSLSVMSKALPAALFHFLTPKGTQWDAAIDGTQFPQAPMPASFPSLASVDTGFKQHNTSEQHFVGSNNWAVSGALTQTGSAIVANDMHLGIRVPNTWYRASLEYRTDKGKAIKVTGATLPGTPNIVVGSNDHIAWGFTNSYGDWSDVITLKTNQDKSQYLTPDGYQAFSEHRHMIAIKDKKSIEIQTQETIWGPIIGEDADGNLLAYRWVAHDNNAVNLAHIKLESATNVSQAIAIAATAGIPAQNLMVADRHGDIGWTIMGQIPVKQGAMGSLPKDWSTGVYHWSGYLAASDYPKVISPAEQRLWTANSRVVGGDMYQHIGNGGYALGARAQQIQKRLFEQQEFDEQTLLNIALDTQAIYLIRWQTLLLDQVITEREVTNNPLWQEAKSFIAQKPLQASVDSVGYRIVKTFKTAVKTRVFSTLIDHLSKQDPNFSAKTIRNSLEEPLWQLVTKQPAGFLAPNISWQALFKESLNQTLAEMTQEQALADATWGQLNAAEIKHPLASAIPVFGKMLNMPAEPLAGDGFMPRVDGGSFGASERMIVSPGHEENGIFHMPTSQAGHPWSPYFGKGHSDWVEGRPSPFLPGQSQYQLSLVPY; this is encoded by the coding sequence ATGAACAAACTCAAACCTTATTTGTTGGGCACGGCCATATTATTGGTGTTTATTCTCGCTACGGCTTCCGCGTGGATTTACAGCAAAATATACAATGCCTTGCCTCAACTTGAAGGAAAGACTGCGCTGTATGGATTAACTAATAAGGTTGAAGTGGAGCGCGATGATTATGGCATAGCGACTATCAAAGCAAAGAGCCGCATCGACGCAGCAATGGCATTGGGTTTTGTCCATGCGCAAGAGCGTTTCTTTCAGATGGACTTACTGCGCCGCAACTCGGCTGGTGAACTTTCCAGCCTGTTTGGGGAAATTGCTCTAGATTATGATAAAAAAATTCGCGTTCACCGCTTTCGCGAGCGAGCTCGAACCATTATTAACACGCTTCCAAAAACAGAATTCGAACTGATTAAAGCCTACACTCGCGGGGTAAACCAAGGTCTTGAGCGCCTTGGTGCCAGCCCATTTGAATATCTACTGTTGCGCCAGTCACCTGTGCTTTGGCAAGAAGAGGACACAGTGCTTAGTGTCTTTAGCATGTACTTAGACTTGCAGTACCCAGATGGCGCACGCGAATTGAGTTTATCGGTGATGAGTAAGGCGTTACCAGCTGCGCTTTTTCATTTTCTAACCCCAAAGGGTACGCAATGGGATGCCGCAATTGATGGCACTCAATTCCCACAAGCCCCCATGCCCGCTAGTTTTCCATCATTGGCCTCGGTTGACACAGGGTTTAAGCAACACAATACCAGCGAGCAACACTTTGTGGGCTCAAACAACTGGGCGGTTTCGGGAGCGCTAACCCAAACAGGCAGTGCCATTGTCGCTAACGATATGCACTTGGGAATTCGCGTGCCAAATACTTGGTATCGCGCTTCGCTCGAATACCGCACCGATAAAGGCAAAGCGATTAAGGTGACAGGCGCAACACTACCCGGTACCCCCAATATCGTTGTTGGTAGTAATGACCACATTGCTTGGGGCTTTACCAATAGTTATGGCGACTGGAGCGATGTGATTACGCTAAAAACAAATCAGGACAAAAGCCAGTATTTAACCCCTGATGGTTATCAAGCCTTTAGCGAACACCGCCATATGATTGCTATCAAAGACAAAAAATCGATTGAAATACAAACCCAAGAAACCATTTGGGGGCCGATAATAGGTGAAGATGCAGACGGTAACTTGTTGGCTTACCGCTGGGTTGCCCACGATAACAATGCCGTCAATTTAGCCCATATCAAGCTTGAATCGGCAACTAACGTATCGCAGGCTATCGCCATAGCAGCCACAGCAGGTATACCCGCCCAGAATTTAATGGTCGCCGATCGTCATGGCGACATTGGTTGGACGATTATGGGGCAAATTCCAGTTAAACAAGGTGCGATGGGCTCATTACCTAAAGATTGGTCAACCGGCGTCTACCACTGGAGCGGCTATTTAGCAGCGAGTGACTACCCGAAAGTGATTTCTCCTGCAGAGCAACGTTTGTGGACCGCCAACTCTCGTGTCGTTGGCGGCGATATGTATCAGCATATTGGTAATGGCGGTTATGCACTTGGCGCTCGCGCCCAGCAAATCCAAAAACGCCTGTTTGAGCAGCAAGAATTCGACGAGCAAACATTGTTAAATATTGCGCTTGATACTCAAGCCATCTACCTCATTCGCTGGCAAACACTCCTGCTCGACCAAGTAATAACCGAGCGCGAAGTAACTAACAATCCGTTGTGGCAAGAAGCCAAGTCTTTCATCGCACAAAAGCCTTTGCAGGCCAGTGTTGATTCAGTTGGCTACCGCATTGTCAAAACATTCAAAACAGCTGTAAAAACCCGGGTTTTCTCAACGTTAATAGACCATTTATCAAAGCAAGACCCTAACTTTTCAGCCAAGACAATACGCAATTCGCTTGAAGAGCCGCTATGGCAACTGGTAACGAAACAACCCGCGGGTTTCTTAGCGCCAAATATCAGCTGGCAGGCACTATTTAAAGAGTCGTTAAACCAAACACTTGCTGAAATGACTCAAGAACAGGCGCTCGCTGATGCCACATGGGGGCAATTGAATGCAGCAGAGATCAAACATCCACTGGCAAGCGCGATCCCAGTATTTGGTAAAATGCTAAACATGCCTGCCGAGCCGCTGGCTGGCGATGGCTTTATGCCTCGTGTTGATGGCGGCAGCTTTGGCGCTTCTGAGCGTATGATTGTATCACCGGGGCATGAGGAAAACGGTATATTTCACATGCCAACCAGCCAAGCGGGTCACCCGTGGAGTCCTTATTTTGGCAAGGGTCACAGCGATTGGGTTGAAGGCCGACCTAGCCCATTTTTACCTGGGCAAAGCCAATATCAGCTGAGCTTAGTACCATATTAA
- a CDS encoding aminotransferase class V-fold PLP-dependent enzyme, protein MPNNRWRSDFAMFTHGQKNAKLCAGYQQQLPQAEQPLHYLDSAATCLIPQTVVESTLHFQQFQHANSHRGFYSLSANLTAGVEQVRDKVANFIGAGSRDNIVFTSNTTQAIHLAAQGYLRHVMKAGDNVVISVAEHHANFLPWQQLAAALGAQLRVVPLCENARVDLTELAKQLDNNTKLVALNHMSNVLGTVNDIAQIAALTKTFGAKLLVDGAQYVAHHTLNVDALGCDFYAFSGHKLYAGYGAGVLYVADDALKAMVPVVLGGGIVQKVTENSATWLDGARKLEAGSLNSQALLALSAAINYLEQARCDGSEAYLEALSNELYRQLNQIDAVQLLTPNATPIVAFNVCGIHSHDLATVLSECHVAVRAGHHCAQPLLRNLGVNSCVRVSLGLYNDQRDIDALIKAIKKAITLFGIDN, encoded by the coding sequence ATGCCTAATAATAGGTGGCGCAGCGATTTTGCCATGTTTACTCACGGTCAAAAGAACGCAAAACTGTGTGCTGGCTATCAGCAACAGCTACCTCAGGCCGAACAACCACTGCACTACCTAGATAGTGCAGCAACTTGTTTGATACCCCAAACAGTCGTTGAGTCGACTTTACACTTCCAACAATTCCAGCACGCCAATAGCCATCGCGGGTTTTATTCACTGAGTGCGAATTTAACAGCTGGGGTTGAACAGGTCAGAGACAAGGTTGCTAATTTTATCGGTGCCGGGAGTCGCGATAATATCGTGTTTACGAGTAATACGACGCAAGCAATACACTTGGCAGCGCAAGGGTATTTGCGACATGTAATGAAAGCGGGCGACAATGTTGTGATTTCGGTTGCTGAGCATCACGCAAACTTTTTGCCTTGGCAACAATTAGCAGCAGCGTTAGGGGCGCAGTTACGCGTTGTTCCACTATGTGAAAACGCTCGGGTAGACCTAACTGAGCTTGCAAAACAGTTAGACAATAATACTAAGCTAGTTGCGCTTAATCACATGTCAAATGTGTTAGGCACAGTTAACGACATTGCTCAGATTGCAGCTTTGACTAAAACCTTTGGTGCCAAGCTTTTAGTTGATGGAGCCCAGTACGTTGCTCACCACACATTGAATGTTGACGCGCTAGGTTGCGATTTCTACGCGTTTTCCGGTCATAAACTTTATGCGGGATACGGCGCGGGGGTCTTGTATGTCGCTGACGATGCGTTAAAAGCGATGGTGCCCGTTGTGCTCGGCGGTGGCATTGTTCAAAAAGTGACAGAAAATAGCGCAACTTGGCTAGATGGCGCGCGCAAGCTGGAAGCGGGCAGTCTCAACAGTCAAGCACTGTTGGCATTATCAGCAGCGATAAACTATCTCGAACAAGCACGGTGTGATGGCAGCGAAGCCTACCTTGAAGCGCTGAGCAATGAATTATATCGCCAGCTTAATCAAATAGATGCAGTGCAATTACTAACGCCTAACGCCACTCCAATCGTGGCATTTAATGTCTGTGGAATCCATAGTCACGATTTAGCAACAGTACTGTCTGAGTGTCATGTTGCTGTCAGAGCAGGACACCACTGCGCACAGCCTTTACTGCGAAACCTTGGCGTGAATTCCTGCGTAAGAGTATCATTAGGACTTTACAATGATCAGCGCGATATTGATGCGCTGATTAAAGCGATAAAAAAAGCGATTACCCTGTTTGGTATAGATAATTAA
- a CDS encoding iron-sulfur cluster assembly scaffold protein produces MSSALYQQAMLAHHQNPYGFETDIKPTHQQEGYNPACGDEITVAFEISNNMLDNLNFSGDSCAICRASASIMCQTLANCSLTEAKRLLDEKHSDLAEQKPLVGLLEPLNSVYAFPIRLQCALLPWQTAQVCLASCD; encoded by the coding sequence ATGAGTTCAGCGTTATATCAACAAGCCATGTTAGCGCATCATCAAAACCCTTACGGGTTTGAGACTGATATTAAGCCAACGCATCAGCAAGAAGGTTATAACCCTGCTTGTGGCGATGAAATTACCGTCGCCTTTGAAATATCCAATAACATGCTCGATAACCTCAATTTTTCAGGCGATAGCTGCGCTATTTGCCGTGCCTCCGCCTCTATCATGTGTCAAACACTGGCTAATTGCTCGCTAACAGAAGCCAAGCGATTACTTGATGAAAAGCATAGCGATTTGGCGGAGCAAAAACCGTTAGTCGGTTTGCTTGAACCGCTTAACTCCGTTTATGCGTTTCCCATTCGTTTACAGTGCGCTTTGTTACCATGGCAAACTGCGCAAGTTTGCTTGGCTTCCTGCGACTAA